A part of Candidatus Electrothrix aestuarii genomic DNA contains:
- a CDS encoding DUF4469 domain-containing protein: MPVSYYVRENKITTPPSYYCQTTAEETLGDDRVAELIHLMNPSITAAQVRTVLQNFQLVVTEQVADGKFVKLKNFVSFMPRIQARLDLPTDDIPSDAVKVAAKIPKELNRAVQNIATYERLGYPSKAPKVVVGYETKTEYPRFIREGYPFRLTGKNIGFDGTDEDLGIFLLDANENEIEQDKIGLNDPSNVIITADFGGEPAGSPNVEKTLLCRNRYTRNGTLREGSYEYVRSMNFISSEQVEMFVAGAEATGPVQAVQHDAEAEECRVEAILKPDNTMTLAIGPYIGEMGTAVILPTGGGEITLQGVTSGVDVILTVADTNAYQALYDFLLTRGRYVLEVCTMDQFGGA; this comes from the coding sequence ATGCCAGTTTCATACTATGTCCGAGAGAACAAAATCACCACTCCCCCTTCATACTATTGTCAGACAACTGCGGAAGAGACTCTCGGCGATGACAGGGTTGCGGAACTTATTCACCTCATGAATCCCTCAATCACTGCTGCGCAGGTCAGGACGGTTTTGCAGAACTTCCAGCTGGTTGTCACAGAGCAGGTTGCTGACGGCAAGTTCGTCAAGTTGAAGAACTTTGTCTCCTTCATGCCGCGCATCCAGGCGCGTTTAGATCTTCCAACGGATGACATCCCCTCTGATGCAGTGAAAGTAGCTGCAAAAATTCCAAAAGAGCTCAACCGGGCTGTTCAGAACATAGCTACCTATGAACGGCTGGGGTATCCGTCCAAAGCCCCTAAAGTGGTTGTTGGGTATGAAACAAAGACTGAGTATCCCCGGTTCATCAGGGAAGGGTACCCGTTTCGTCTTACCGGAAAAAATATTGGTTTTGATGGTACTGATGAGGACCTGGGAATCTTTCTGCTTGATGCCAACGAGAATGAGATTGAGCAGGACAAGATCGGTCTCAATGACCCATCCAACGTGATCATCACTGCGGATTTCGGCGGAGAGCCTGCGGGGTCTCCTAATGTCGAGAAAACTCTTCTTTGCCGGAACAGATATACCCGCAACGGTACTCTCCGGGAGGGTTCATACGAGTATGTGCGGAGCATGAATTTTATCTCTTCTGAACAGGTTGAGATGTTTGTGGCTGGTGCAGAGGCAACAGGCCCTGTTCAGGCTGTGCAGCACGATGCGGAAGCTGAGGAGTGTCGGGTTGAGGCGATCTTAAAGCCGGACAATACTATGACATTGGCAATCGGCCCCTACATCGGGGAGATGGGGACTGCGGTTATTCTCCCAACAGGCGGTGGTGAAATTACTCTTCAGGGCGTCACATCCGGTGTGGATGTGATCCTTACTGTTGCAGATACAAATGCGTATCAGGCTTTGTACGACTTTCTGCTTACCAGAGGACGATATGTCCTGGAAGTCTGCACTATGGATCAGTTCGGCGGTGCCTGA
- a CDS encoding tetratricopeptide repeat protein, with the protein MFTKNITSILLVMIALFFSFPSRGWSTLYESGDRTYEVTAYTFLETANLESVKGNYDAARKAYFEAEKLFRREQNSLGLAKVLLGVGNTESIGGDLDAARKAYMEAEKLFRNKQEWLDLARVLLGIGNMERISGNLDAAKKIYIDAEKLFRQKPYWPGVAKVLHGLAEVESRLGNSEKSLEIYNELAKIQDRINDQYKQFEIVNVSEEHSSILPDDTVESDIACNLSDIFTGKITIVIFISVISALVAIIIYLKPLRRFKK; encoded by the coding sequence ATGTTTACAAAAAATATCACATCAATCCTTCTGGTAATGATCGCTTTGTTTTTTTCGTTTCCCTCACGAGGCTGGAGTACCCTCTATGAATCTGGAGACCGTACGTATGAGGTAACGGCATATACTTTTTTGGAAACTGCTAACCTGGAGAGTGTAAAGGGAAACTATGATGCCGCCAGGAAAGCATATTTTGAAGCTGAAAAACTCTTTAGGCGTGAGCAGAACTCGCTTGGTCTCGCTAAAGTGCTTCTCGGAGTTGGCAACACAGAAAGCATAGGTGGAGACCTGGATGCTGCAAGAAAAGCATACATGGAGGCTGAAAAACTGTTTAGGAACAAGCAGGAATGGCTTGATCTGGCTAGAGTGCTTCTCGGGATTGGTAATATGGAAAGGATAAGCGGAAATCTGGATGCCGCTAAAAAAATATACATTGATGCTGAAAAACTGTTTAGACAAAAACCGTATTGGCCAGGGGTGGCGAAAGTGCTCCACGGACTTGCAGAGGTGGAAAGCAGGCTGGGGAATTCAGAAAAATCTCTGGAAATATATAACGAACTAGCAAAAATACAGGATAGAATTAACGATCAATACAAGCAATTCGAGATTGTGAATGTATCAGAAGAACATTCATCAATACTACCTGATGATACTGTAGAGAGTGACATCGCTTGTAACCTATCCGATATTTTTACGGGAAAAATAACAATAGTTATCTTTATAAGTGTTATTAGCGCACTGGTAGCAATTATTATCTATCTTAAACCGCTTCGACGATTTAAAAAGTAG
- a CDS encoding ATP-binding cassette domain-containing protein codes for MLEGTQLSFSYNGGQPLFTNMNLTIQPGEVIGLIAPSGSGKTTLAKILSGHLPAQGGEIRLNRNPIPRRSFHPVQLINQHPEQGFNPRWTLERSLAESFQPKDSLLAQLGIKTSWLNRYPHELSGGELQRFAIARALNPQTAFLIADEITAMLDAISQAQIWQVLLSMVEKRKLGMLVISHNPQLLTHICTRKVSMHELAC; via the coding sequence ATGCTTGAAGGCACCCAGCTCTCTTTTTCGTATAATGGCGGGCAACCTCTTTTCACGAATATGAACCTCACTATCCAGCCCGGAGAGGTAATCGGGCTTATCGCGCCGAGCGGCTCGGGCAAAACCACTCTGGCCAAGATTCTCAGCGGCCATCTTCCGGCGCAGGGTGGGGAAATCCGACTCAACCGCAATCCTATTCCCCGCAGGAGTTTTCATCCTGTCCAGCTGATCAATCAGCATCCTGAGCAGGGCTTTAATCCCCGCTGGACCCTGGAGCGTTCTCTGGCTGAATCCTTTCAGCCCAAGGACTCGCTGCTCGCCCAATTAGGGATTAAAACATCCTGGCTCAATCGCTATCCCCATGAGCTGTCCGGGGGCGAGCTTCAACGTTTTGCCATTGCCCGTGCCCTGAATCCGCAGACCGCCTTTCTCATTGCCGATGAAATCACCGCCATGCTGGATGCCATCAGCCAGGCCCAGATCTGGCAGGTGCTGCTCTCGATGGTTGAAAAGCGGAAACTCGGTATGCTGGTTATCAGTCATAATCCACAGCTCCTCACTCATATCTGTACCCGCAAGGTGAGCATGCATGAGCTTGCTTGCTGA
- a CDS encoding ABC transporter permease has protein sequence MKHQRTRALVTAGACATFLLAIMAAYYFLVPETLHTNLSLRNQPPGLSHLFGTDWMGRNMLLRTIAGLRLSLQTGLMAAAFSAVIALFLGLAAGIMGGWVDGVISWLIDIFITLPHLVLLILISFAFGGGLKGVTIAVALSHWPRLARIIRAETMQLKDAPFIRHARCFGRTPWQIGWQHLLPHLIPQFIIGLLLLFPHAILHEAGLTFVGLGLSPHEPAVGIILAEAMRHLSTGHWWLAVLPGAALLLMVKAFDILGENMRVLLQPRTSQG, from the coding sequence ATGAAACATCAACGAACCCGCGCCCTGGTCACAGCGGGCGCTTGCGCTACCTTTTTGCTTGCCATTATGGCGGCGTATTATTTTCTGGTCCCGGAGACCCTGCATACCAACCTGAGCCTGCGTAATCAGCCACCGGGCCTCAGTCATCTCTTTGGCACGGACTGGATGGGCCGCAATATGCTTTTGCGCACCATTGCTGGCCTGCGCCTCAGTCTCCAGACCGGTTTGATGGCAGCAGCTTTCAGCGCCGTCATTGCCTTGTTTCTCGGGCTGGCCGCTGGGATCATGGGCGGCTGGGTGGATGGGGTCATCTCCTGGCTCATTGATATCTTCATCACCCTGCCGCACTTGGTTCTTCTGATCCTGATCTCCTTTGCCTTTGGCGGTGGCCTGAAAGGCGTGACCATTGCTGTGGCGCTGAGTCATTGGCCAAGGCTGGCCCGAATCATCCGGGCAGAGACCATGCAGCTGAAGGATGCACCCTTTATCCGTCATGCTCGCTGCTTTGGCAGGACTCCCTGGCAGATTGGTTGGCAACATCTGCTGCCCCATCTGATCCCGCAATTCATCATCGGGCTCCTGTTGCTCTTTCCCCATGCCATTCTTCATGAAGCTGGCCTGACCTTTGTTGGGCTGGGATTATCGCCCCATGAACCGGCGGTAGGTATCATCCTGGCCGAGGCCATGCGCCATCTCTCCACTGGGCATTGGTGGCTGGCGGTTCTGCCCGGCGCAGCCCTGCTGCTGATGGTCAAGGCCTTTGATATCCTGGGCGAGAATATGCGGGTTCTCCTCCAACCACGCACCAGTCAGGGGTAA
- a CDS encoding ATP-binding cassette domain-containing protein — MPSPYSLKIKDHIVLTIDTLHISFSRYEHGLHRQQVTGLSGVSLQVRPGTINLVAGASGAGKSLLLAAILGLLPANSTCQGHIFFNGKEYSNPARLRGKEIALIPQSAEGLDPLQRVGKQVRRAARLAGLSRKEASEQTEAVFARYGLGPDVLRLYPFQLSGGMATRVLLACATVGRAKLLLADEPTTGLDEENCEQVFAHLRQLADEGRAVLLISHDISGALPFADDVTILKDGALVETMSAADFRQGICAEPYSQALYLALPQNGFILEEEQAHA; from the coding sequence ATGCCGTCCCCCTACAGTCTGAAAATCAAGGATCACATCGTGTTAACAATAGATACATTGCATATCAGCTTCAGCCGTTATGAACACGGCCTGCACCGGCAGCAGGTCACAGGCTTGAGCGGGGTTTCTCTTCAGGTCCGTCCTGGTACCATTAACCTGGTGGCCGGGGCCAGCGGGGCAGGAAAGAGCCTGCTGCTGGCTGCCATCCTTGGTCTGCTGCCTGCCAACAGCACGTGTCAGGGACATATTTTCTTTAACGGAAAGGAATACAGCAATCCTGCCCGGTTGCGGGGAAAAGAGATAGCCTTGATCCCTCAATCAGCAGAGGGGCTGGACCCCTTGCAGCGGGTGGGAAAACAGGTGCGCAGGGCTGCCCGTTTAGCGGGTCTATCGAGAAAAGAAGCGAGCGAGCAGACAGAAGCCGTTTTTGCGCGCTACGGACTTGGTCCCGATGTTCTGCGTCTCTATCCCTTTCAGCTTTCCGGGGGCATGGCCACCCGGGTGCTCCTGGCCTGTGCCACCGTGGGCAGGGCCAAGCTGTTGCTGGCTGATGAGCCCACCACGGGGCTGGATGAGGAAAACTGTGAGCAGGTCTTTGCTCATCTCCGCCAACTGGCTGATGAAGGCCGGGCTGTCCTGCTGATCAGCCATGATATCAGCGGGGCTTTGCCCTTTGCCGATGATGTCACTATTCTTAAGGACGGTGCTCTGGTGGAGACCATGTCAGCAGCAGATTTTCGCCAGGGGATCTGTGCTGAACCCTACAGTCAGGCCCTGTATCTGGCCTTGCCGCAAAATGGTTTTATCCTTGAGGAGGAACAGGCCCATGCTTGA
- a CDS encoding ABC transporter substrate-binding protein, with protein MRKNSIQAVPPSLQWLTTILLMFLLVSCDRPQQEKNVQSQDAARQSSSSDTLVLAIGGEEEQGYDPVMGWGRYGSPLFQSTLLRYNDSLEVEYDLATAYSVSEDRLSWQVEIRGDVLFSDGMPLTAQDVAYTYNTAKASGGLVDLSFMDRAEAVGDHRVIFHLLKPRSTFLHHLRTLGIVPKHAHNKDYSRHPIGSGPYAMVRWDEGQQLIVEANPLYYGKQPAIKRLVFLFLDADTAFAAAQAGTVQVAAVPQILADKAVSGMRLVRVTSVDNRGIMFPCQKADHADLNGLPVGNDVTADPAIRQAINYAIDRQALVEGVLNGFGTPAYGSVSHLPWEEMATRIKDNDLDKAAALLKEAGWADQDQDGILDKNGVAAEFTLFYPADRLIRQSLALAVADMVAPLGIRMKLSGKSWDEIRKVQHAQAVLFGWGSYDPTEMYHLYHSEVSGQGYFNAGLYQNPTVDAYLDQALAAATQEEAEQFWRAAQWDGNTGLAPQGDAPWAWLVNLDHTYLVSEGLDIGTTRVEPHGHGWPITANIVDWQWKKDTGEKKGQGAQGKP; from the coding sequence ATGCGCAAAAATTCCATCCAGGCTGTTCCTCCTTCTTTGCAATGGTTGACAACAATCCTCCTCATGTTCCTGCTGGTCAGCTGTGATCGACCACAACAGGAAAAGAACGTGCAGTCGCAGGATGCGGCAAGGCAGTCGTCTTCGTCCGACACCCTGGTGCTGGCTATCGGCGGTGAAGAGGAACAGGGCTATGATCCGGTCATGGGCTGGGGCCGCTACGGCTCCCCGCTCTTTCAATCCACCCTGCTTCGCTATAATGATAGTCTGGAGGTGGAATACGACCTGGCCACTGCCTATTCTGTGAGCGAGGATCGCCTGAGCTGGCAGGTAGAGATCAGGGGGGATGTCCTGTTTTCTGACGGCATGCCTCTGACGGCCCAGGACGTGGCCTATACCTATAATACAGCCAAGGCTTCAGGTGGTTTGGTAGATTTGAGTTTCATGGATCGGGCTGAGGCTGTGGGCGATCACAGGGTTATCTTTCACCTGCTCAAGCCGCGCTCCACTTTTCTCCATCACCTCCGTACCCTGGGCATTGTTCCCAAGCATGCCCATAATAAAGACTACAGTCGGCATCCTATCGGGTCTGGTCCTTATGCAATGGTGCGTTGGGATGAAGGACAGCAGCTCATTGTTGAAGCCAATCCCCTGTACTACGGCAAACAACCAGCCATCAAGCGTCTGGTCTTTCTTTTCCTTGATGCAGATACCGCCTTTGCTGCGGCTCAGGCAGGTACAGTGCAGGTGGCCGCAGTGCCCCAGATACTGGCCGACAAGGCGGTATCGGGCATGCGCTTGGTCCGGGTGACCAGTGTGGATAACCGGGGCATCATGTTTCCCTGCCAAAAGGCGGATCATGCAGACCTGAACGGCCTGCCGGTTGGGAATGATGTTACTGCCGATCCGGCCATCCGCCAGGCTATCAACTATGCTATTGATCGACAGGCCCTGGTTGAGGGCGTGCTCAACGGTTTTGGCACCCCGGCCTATGGCTCAGTCAGCCATCTGCCCTGGGAAGAAATGGCGACCCGGATCAAGGATAATGACCTGGATAAGGCCGCAGCCCTGCTCAAAGAGGCGGGCTGGGCAGATCAGGATCAGGACGGCATCCTGGACAAGAACGGAGTGGCTGCGGAGTTCACTCTCTTTTATCCTGCGGACCGGCTGATCCGCCAGTCCCTGGCACTGGCAGTGGCAGATATGGTGGCTCCCCTGGGCATCCGCATGAAGCTCTCCGGCAAGAGCTGGGACGAGATCAGAAAGGTGCAGCATGCCCAGGCCGTGCTCTTTGGCTGGGGCAGCTACGATCCTACAGAGATGTACCACCTCTATCATAGTGAGGTCTCCGGGCAGGGCTATTTCAATGCTGGCCTGTACCAAAACCCGACAGTGGATGCCTACCTGGATCAGGCCCTTGCAGCGGCCACTCAGGAAGAGGCAGAACAGTTCTGGCGAGCCGCTCAATGGGACGGCAACACCGGCCTTGCTCCCCAGGGAGACGCGCCCTGGGCCTGGCTGGTTAATCTGGATCATACCTACCTGGTGAGTGAAGGCCTTGATATCGGCACAACCCGAGTGGAACCCCACGGTCATGGCTGGCCCATTACCGCGAATATCGTAGACTGGCAGTGGAAGAAAGATACGGGTGAGAAGAAAGGGCAGGGAGCACAGGGAAAACCATGA
- a CDS encoding CZB domain-containing protein — MDVARLQVATINHLQWKSKLSDFFYGLENLTSADVPDHSNCAFGKWLYDTGMQEFSAYPEMKRVEILHKTFHEEIKRLVQMPEEQRKSSEGQQALQAFKAKCDDFVNLLETIQAQAAKDSI, encoded by the coding sequence ATGGATGTAGCAAGATTACAGGTAGCAACAATTAATCACTTGCAGTGGAAGTCAAAGCTTTCTGATTTCTTTTACGGGTTAGAGAACCTAACCTCGGCAGACGTTCCAGATCACTCGAATTGTGCTTTTGGTAAGTGGCTGTATGATACAGGAATGCAAGAATTTTCCGCATACCCTGAAATGAAAAGAGTAGAGATCCTTCATAAAACTTTTCATGAAGAAATCAAACGGTTGGTCCAGATGCCGGAAGAGCAGAGGAAAAGCTCTGAAGGGCAACAGGCTCTGCAAGCTTTCAAAGCTAAATGCGACGACTTTGTCAACTTACTCGAAACTATTCAGGCTCAAGCCGCAAAGGATAGTATTTGA